From Solibacillus isronensis, the proteins below share one genomic window:
- a CDS encoding transglutaminase domain-containing protein: MKTYFESYEHYKRQGNSIKTTTITAKQLLPALIAHMERMDRQFTLHIIGQLPIPIDSLIKEAFDQCHLEQPFYTQHCEKRSYKYRQLTKNRIKVEFTMRYRMARQEEKWIVDEIQTILKNRIHPDMSALQKVLIVHDYIARTYSYERHTEGSPFAVYTFMNEKHGVCMAYALLFEKIMEVLRIPCYYVIGKAAGEGTEGHAWNMVQMDDHWYHVDVTWDDIGSISGKEVRYRYFLVADEKMRLDHEWNENHYPICTSTKFEAFHRLYDGCLVNNSLYYAHPGNSYLYEIKFADYPFHAKQKLAVNIQFCFYIDGFLYFRNNSHNSYLYQFELVAEKLTQLSAVAVIRIYETETSLEVLYADKTTDSIQKLISADTESENSLIAETDENRLEVPLNTFGDSWVASVEQEADCQPMLFKSAVGIELIVEDRCKQLTVDIYINRGLHIQITSNRKNVEFKQPAQLKVPIAIIPGLEQQLSKQNMLEYFADEKFIYIQLYKSVTIQLKMKK, translated from the coding sequence GTGAAAACGTATTTTGAAAGCTACGAACATTATAAAAGGCAAGGGAATTCAATCAAAACAACGACCATTACAGCAAAACAGTTGCTGCCTGCGCTTATTGCCCATATGGAGCGTATGGACAGGCAGTTTACGCTGCATATTATCGGCCAGCTGCCAATACCGATCGATTCTTTAATTAAGGAAGCTTTTGATCAGTGCCATCTAGAACAGCCATTTTATACCCAGCATTGTGAAAAGCGCAGCTACAAATATCGCCAATTAACGAAAAACCGGATTAAAGTGGAGTTTACGATGCGTTACCGTATGGCGCGGCAGGAAGAAAAATGGATAGTTGATGAAATTCAAACCATTTTAAAGAATCGAATACATCCAGACATGTCGGCGTTGCAAAAGGTCTTAATTGTCCATGACTATATCGCAAGAACCTATAGCTATGAACGTCATACTGAAGGTTCGCCATTTGCTGTGTATACATTTATGAATGAAAAACACGGTGTTTGTATGGCGTACGCGCTTCTTTTTGAAAAGATTATGGAAGTACTTCGGATTCCTTGTTATTATGTGATTGGAAAAGCAGCGGGTGAGGGAACAGAGGGGCATGCATGGAATATGGTGCAGATGGATGATCATTGGTACCATGTGGACGTGACTTGGGATGATATCGGCTCAATTTCTGGTAAAGAAGTTCGCTATCGCTATTTTTTAGTTGCGGATGAGAAAATGCGTCTTGATCATGAATGGAATGAAAATCATTATCCAATCTGTACGAGTACTAAATTTGAAGCATTTCATCGTTTATATGATGGCTGTCTTGTCAATAATAGCTTATATTATGCACATCCTGGAAATAGTTATTTGTATGAAATAAAATTTGCAGATTATCCTTTTCATGCAAAACAGAAACTTGCTGTTAACATTCAATTTTGTTTCTATATAGATGGATTTTTATATTTCAGGAATAATTCTCATAATAGTTATTTGTATCAATTTGAACTAGTTGCTGAGAAATTAACGCAGTTAAGCGCGGTAGCAGTTATACGAATCTATGAAACTGAAACATCATTGGAAGTCTTGTATGCAGATAAAACGACAGATAGTATTCAGAAGTTGATTTCAGCGGATACAGAAAGTGAAAATTCTCTAATAGCTGAAACAGATGAAAATCGCCTAGAAGTTCCGTTAAATACATTTGGGGACAGCTGGGTAGCTTCAGTTGAACAAGAAGCGGATTGTCAGCCAATGTTGTTTAAAAGCGCGGTTGGAATCGAATTGATTGTAGAAGATCGTTGCAAACAATTAACGGTAGATATATATATTAATAGAGGTTTACATATACAAATAACGAGTAACCGAAAAAATGTGGAATTCAAACAACCAGCACAATTGAAGGTGCCAATTGCGATAATACCGGGCTTGGAGCAGCAATTAAGTAAACAAAACATGTTGGAGTATTTTGCTGATGAAAAATTTATTTATATACAATTATATAAAAGCGTTACGATCCAACTGAAAATGAAAAAATAA
- a CDS encoding GNAT family N-acetyltransferase, producing the protein MLNLTTKRLTFERYTEKDLPFVVDLVSDPFMMKFIGNGQIKDKHYAIHLIERMLEQYQNFGDYGLHKLFHRQTGDFIGHAGLVAQVIDDTFEIELGYWIKRTYWGQGYGFEAAQALANYADEEMWLHRYISAIQVGNEGSKRIALKNGMHLEKTIEMDGKMVEIYVKLNSFEEDETEAL; encoded by the coding sequence ATGTTGAATTTGACTACGAAGCGGTTAACGTTCGAACGTTATACGGAAAAGGATCTTCCATTTGTGGTAGACCTCGTTTCGGACCCTTTCATGATGAAATTTATTGGCAATGGACAAATAAAGGATAAACATTATGCGATTCATTTAATTGAACGGATGCTTGAACAATATCAAAACTTTGGGGATTACGGGTTACATAAACTGTTTCATCGTCAAACGGGAGATTTTATCGGTCACGCGGGGCTTGTTGCACAAGTTATTGACGATACATTTGAAATTGAGCTCGGGTACTGGATTAAACGTACTTATTGGGGACAAGGCTACGGGTTTGAAGCAGCACAGGCCCTTGCAAACTATGCAGATGAAGAAATGTGGTTGCACCGGTATATTTCAGCGATTCAAGTAGGAAATGAAGGATCGAAAAGAATTGCATTAAAAAACGGGATGCATTTGGAGAAAACCATTGAAATGGACGGGAAAATGGTTGAAATATATGTTAAGCTCAATTCATTTGAAGAAGATGAAACGGAAGCATTATAA
- a CDS encoding DUF485 domain-containing protein, with protein sequence MSQLGDKISAKCDGINYEKIDRMEAFNQFVKKKNTFLFGITITFLTFYILLPVLAFTPVLQQKAVGSITWVWVYSLALFIMTIILCTLYVKMASKFDKAAAAVLQEYEKAGA encoded by the coding sequence TTGAGTCAATTAGGGGACAAAATCTCAGCGAAATGCGATGGCATTAACTATGAAAAAATCGATCGCATGGAAGCATTCAATCAGTTTGTAAAGAAGAAAAACACATTTTTATTCGGAATAACTATAACATTTTTGACATTTTACATCTTACTACCGGTGCTGGCATTCACACCTGTGTTACAACAGAAGGCTGTCGGCAGCATTACTTGGGTATGGGTATACTCGCTTGCCCTATTCATTATGACAATTATCTTATGTACACTCTACGTAAAAATGGCATCTAAATTCGATAAAGCTGCAGCTGCTGTTTTACAAGAATATGAAAAGGCAGGTGCATAA
- a CDS encoding solute symporter family protein — protein MNLVSAGFFLGIVGLTLIVTYIAARRTSSASDFYTAGGGLKGWQNGFAIAGDYLSAAAFLGVSGAIALTGFDGFFFSVGYVVANLVLLYIIAEPMRNLGRYTLADMLTSRFNEKRIRGVAATGTIIIVILYMIAQLVGAGALIKLLFGIEYWMAVLIVGVMMTTYVLFGGMTATSWVQIIKAGLLLFGTTLLAFLVFSKFDFNLVKMFDTVSTNYGDEYLVPGMKYTSTIDSVSMMLALVLGTSGLPHILMRFFTVKDAKTARASISWTTWITAIFFSLTIFLGFGAMHFVGFDKIIAENAAGNTAAPLLAEFLGGNILLSFICAVAFATILAVVSGLVLTGASAISHDIYGEILKDGKLTEKQQVLAARIGSISIAIVSILLALFAQSLNVSFLVSFAFCIGASANLPVILYTIYWKKFNANGAVAAMVTGLVSCLILGALGPNIWSPTGNAIFVGEPIVNLAVPAIITIPLSFFAGYLGSILTAHKVEQAEAERVYKEIRVKAHTGISVQDVSH, from the coding sequence ATGAATCTCGTTTCAGCAGGTTTCTTTCTTGGTATCGTAGGTTTAACACTGATCGTTACATATATCGCTGCCAGAAGAACTTCTTCAGCAAGTGATTTCTACACAGCTGGCGGTGGTTTAAAAGGTTGGCAAAACGGATTTGCCATTGCTGGTGACTACTTATCTGCAGCGGCGTTTTTAGGGGTTTCCGGAGCGATTGCATTAACAGGCTTTGACGGCTTCTTCTTCTCTGTCGGATATGTCGTTGCAAACTTAGTTCTTCTATATATAATAGCGGAACCGATGCGTAATTTAGGACGCTATACATTGGCGGATATGCTGACATCTCGTTTTAATGAAAAACGGATTCGCGGTGTAGCGGCTACAGGTACGATTATTATCGTAATTTTGTATATGATCGCCCAATTAGTTGGTGCCGGTGCATTAATTAAACTTTTATTCGGTATCGAGTATTGGATGGCTGTTTTAATTGTCGGTGTCATGATGACGACGTACGTACTGTTCGGCGGAATGACGGCTACGAGCTGGGTACAGATTATTAAAGCAGGTCTATTATTGTTCGGTACGACATTACTGGCATTTTTAGTATTCTCAAAGTTTGATTTCAATTTAGTGAAAATGTTTGATACGGTTAGCACAAATTACGGGGACGAATATTTAGTTCCTGGTATGAAGTACACATCTACAATCGATTCGGTTTCGATGATGCTTGCATTAGTCCTCGGTACATCGGGTTTACCGCATATTTTAATGCGATTCTTTACAGTAAAAGATGCGAAAACGGCGCGTGCATCGATTTCATGGACAACATGGATTACGGCGATCTTCTTCTCACTGACGATTTTCTTAGGTTTTGGTGCAATGCATTTCGTCGGATTTGATAAAATCATCGCAGAAAATGCTGCTGGTAACACGGCTGCCCCACTATTGGCAGAGTTTTTAGGCGGCAATATTTTACTATCATTCATTTGTGCCGTTGCGTTTGCTACTATATTAGCGGTTGTTTCCGGATTAGTATTAACAGGTGCATCAGCAATTTCGCATGATATTTATGGTGAGATTCTGAAAGACGGGAAATTAACGGAAAAGCAACAAGTATTAGCTGCAAGAATCGGTTCTATTTCCATTGCAATTGTTTCAATCCTTTTGGCATTATTTGCGCAAAGCTTAAATGTTTCCTTCTTAGTATCATTTGCATTTTGTATCGGGGCATCGGCAAACTTACCGGTTATCCTCTATACAATCTATTGGAAGAAATTCAATGCAAACGGCGCGGTTGCTGCAATGGTAACAGGTTTAGTATCTTGTCTAATATTAGGTGCGCTTGGTCCAAACATTTGGAGTCCTACAGGAAATGCAATTTTTGTTGGTGAACCAATCGTGAACTTAGCGGTACCTGCCATCATTACAATTCCTTTAAGCTTCTTTGCAGGGTACCTAGGCTCTATATTAACAGCACACAAAGTGGAACAAGCAGAAGCAGAACGTGTTTATAAAGAGATCCGCGTTAAAGCACATACAGGTATTTCTGTACAAGATGTATCACATTAA
- a CDS encoding DUF485 domain-containing protein produces MGNNQKPIIDYERIASQQSFRQLARKKNSFLWSITAIFLVLYMLLPILTSFTDILHQKAIGDITWVWLYSAGLFVMTWGLAHFYVARANKYDAEAKAIIAEYEGGRSK; encoded by the coding sequence ATGGGGAATAATCAAAAGCCAATTATTGATTATGAGAGAATTGCATCACAGCAATCTTTCAGGCAACTGGCGAGGAAAAAGAATTCATTTTTATGGTCGATTACCGCAATCTTTTTAGTACTTTATATGTTATTACCAATCTTAACTTCGTTTACAGATATCTTACATCAAAAAGCGATTGGTGATATTACATGGGTATGGCTTTATTCAGCTGGGTTGTTCGTAATGACATGGGGATTAGCTCACTTCTATGTAGCACGTGCTAATAAATATGACGCAGAAGCGAAAGCGATTATTGCGGAATATGAAGGAGGTAGAAGCAAATGA
- a CDS encoding solute symporter family protein produces MSFTAIFFFVAIVGLTLVITWWASKRTSSASDFYTAGGGLTGWQNGMAIAGDYLSAASFLGIAGSIALFGFDGFFFSIGYLVAYLVVLYIVAEPLRNLGRFTLADMITARFDKAKVRGTAALSTITIVLFYMIAQLVGAGALIQLLLGIEYWMAVLLVGVMMTIYVLFGGMTATSWVQIIKACLLMLGTVIISFLVLAKFDFSIANMFTQMTTVTEHGEAYLNPGLRYTNGIDTISMLLALVLGTAGLPHILMRFFTVKDAQTARSSVIWATWIVGLFYVLTIFLGFGAAAFVGKDEIVAANPAGNMAAPLLAQALGGDILFSFVCAVAFATILAVVAGLVLSGASALSHDIYGQIIKKGKVTEQEAVKAARIGSIIISIVSILLALGAQTLNVAFLVSLAFCIAASANLPVIIYTIYWKRFNTSGAVTAMLTGLISALILVAVSPNVWNPVEGKAIFVGEPLIMLTNPALISVPLGFLGGFIGTLISKERNDLKYREVEVKAQTGISVQDISH; encoded by the coding sequence ATGAGTTTTACAGCGATATTCTTCTTCGTAGCAATCGTAGGTTTAACTTTAGTCATTACTTGGTGGGCATCTAAACGTACATCTAGTGCGTCGGATTTCTACACAGCTGGCGGCGGATTAACGGGCTGGCAAAATGGTATGGCCATTGCTGGTGACTACTTATCGGCAGCATCATTCTTAGGTATCGCAGGTTCGATTGCTTTATTCGGATTTGATGGCTTCTTCTTCTCGATCGGTTACCTAGTAGCCTATTTAGTAGTTTTATATATCGTCGCAGAGCCATTACGTAACTTAGGCCGATTCACATTAGCCGACATGATTACAGCTCGTTTCGATAAAGCAAAAGTTCGTGGTACAGCAGCATTATCTACAATTACAATCGTATTGTTCTACATGATCGCTCAGCTTGTAGGTGCAGGTGCCTTAATTCAATTACTGTTAGGTATTGAATACTGGATGGCGGTACTTTTAGTTGGTGTCATGATGACAATTTACGTATTATTCGGTGGTATGACAGCAACATCTTGGGTACAGATCATTAAAGCATGTCTATTAATGTTAGGTACTGTTATTATTTCATTCTTAGTATTAGCAAAATTCGACTTCTCTATCGCGAACATGTTTACACAAATGACAACGGTAACAGAGCATGGTGAAGCTTACTTAAATCCAGGTTTACGTTATACAAATGGTATTGATACAATTTCAATGCTATTGGCGCTAGTACTTGGTACAGCGGGTCTTCCACACATCCTAATGCGTTTCTTCACAGTAAAAGACGCACAAACAGCTCGTTCTTCAGTAATTTGGGCTACTTGGATTGTTGGTTTATTCTATGTATTAACGATTTTCCTAGGTTTCGGTGCAGCAGCATTCGTTGGTAAAGACGAAATCGTAGCAGCAAACCCGGCAGGTAACATGGCTGCCCCACTACTAGCACAAGCGCTAGGCGGCGACATTCTGTTCTCATTCGTTTGTGCGGTAGCATTCGCAACAATCTTAGCGGTAGTAGCAGGTTTAGTACTTTCTGGTGCCTCTGCCCTATCACATGATATTTACGGTCAAATTATTAAAAAAGGTAAAGTTACTGAACAAGAAGCGGTTAAAGCAGCTCGTATCGGTTCAATTATTATCTCAATTGTTTCGATTCTATTAGCTTTAGGTGCTCAAACATTAAACGTAGCCTTCTTAGTATCATTAGCATTCTGTATTGCGGCATCAGCGAACTTACCGGTAATCATCTACACAATCTACTGGAAACGTTTCAACACATCAGGTGCAGTTACAGCAATGTTAACAGGTTTAATCTCTGCATTGATTTTAGTTGCCGTATCTCCAAACGTATGGAATCCGGTTGAAGGTAAAGCAATCTTTGTTGGTGAACCGTTAATTATGTTAACGAACCCTGCATTAATTTCTGTACCTCTTGGCTTCTTAGGCGGATTTATCGGTACATTAATTTCTAAAGAAAGAAATGATCTGAAATACCGTGAAGTTGAAGTAAAAGCTCAGACAGGGATTTCTGTACAAGACATTTCTCACTAA
- a CDS encoding SWIM zinc finger family protein yields MHIHQFEKNVSKVILSRGKDYYNKNLIREFKQIAHNAWRAKILGTDEYLVYIELKNDKIVESYCTCPFDGTCKHEVAAYYAIRESLIQSNVEAVDFMAFFNEKTKAELVDVLVEIMEQYPSIQERWIPKKVNGIKNATHLILQAEEKILKSVNQLFKRGFWQADDFEEPIESIFEVMEQAQQLTNEDPLTAFALFEVCFERISDIVDNCPSWLYEQTLEEMYRIFYDSLQTVQSNEQAIEWTKWLLVKFDQNVKVKKEYLFLMEAAITLSPVSNMKYHILEALQHHTKKTGDKKLAYDLEFQLLKTVGAESEIESFYKKVDIHSTLRVQMIHFAIDRKQYANALTLCAEGIEQDASSLHYRNQYLISAFSIHQMMGNLPAQRTVAFELALGGQLDDIDRLKNLYDGEEELLHDILNDLIEILEQQQPLPNHYPILLEKTYQWDRLLKYCQQDIERILRFGHSLQPHYPQEVEILHVQHILALANVASNREHYSHLASIITCLQQLGYQDRAIELKAYLIETYPRKKALHDILNAMSIL; encoded by the coding sequence ATGCATATACATCAATTCGAAAAAAACGTTTCAAAAGTAATTTTGTCAAGAGGAAAGGATTACTATAACAAAAATCTCATTCGAGAATTTAAGCAAATTGCACATAATGCATGGCGGGCAAAAATTTTAGGTACGGATGAGTACCTTGTTTATATCGAGCTGAAAAATGATAAGATTGTCGAATCTTACTGTACATGCCCGTTTGATGGTACTTGTAAGCATGAAGTTGCGGCGTATTATGCGATTCGTGAAAGCTTGATACAGTCAAATGTAGAAGCCGTCGATTTTATGGCCTTCTTTAATGAAAAGACTAAGGCTGAACTGGTTGATGTATTAGTGGAGATTATGGAGCAATATCCATCTATACAGGAACGCTGGATACCGAAAAAAGTAAATGGTATAAAAAATGCAACTCACCTCATTCTACAAGCAGAAGAGAAAATTTTAAAAAGTGTGAATCAACTTTTTAAAAGAGGCTTTTGGCAAGCGGATGATTTTGAAGAACCCATTGAAAGCATCTTTGAAGTTATGGAACAAGCACAACAACTGACAAATGAAGATCCACTAACTGCATTTGCACTGTTTGAGGTTTGTTTTGAGCGAATTAGCGATATAGTAGATAATTGTCCTTCGTGGCTTTACGAGCAAACACTAGAAGAAATGTATCGTATTTTTTATGATAGTCTTCAGACAGTTCAATCCAATGAACAAGCAATCGAATGGACTAAATGGCTTTTAGTAAAGTTTGACCAAAATGTAAAAGTGAAAAAAGAGTATTTGTTTTTAATGGAAGCTGCCATAACACTTAGTCCTGTTTCCAATATGAAGTATCATATATTGGAAGCCTTACAGCATCATACCAAAAAAACTGGAGATAAGAAGCTGGCATATGACTTAGAATTTCAATTATTAAAGACTGTAGGCGCTGAAAGTGAAATAGAGTCGTTTTATAAAAAAGTCGATATTCATAGCACATTACGTGTACAAATGATTCATTTTGCGATAGACCGGAAACAATATGCAAATGCCCTTACTTTATGCGCAGAGGGAATTGAACAGGATGCAAGCTCTCTGCATTACCGGAATCAATATTTAATATCGGCGTTTTCCATTCATCAAATGATGGGCAATTTGCCAGCTCAACGCACAGTTGCATTTGAATTGGCATTAGGTGGTCAATTAGACGATATTGATCGATTAAAAAATCTTTATGATGGTGAAGAGGAATTACTACACGATATATTAAATGATTTAATTGAAATTCTTGAGCAACAGCAGCCACTCCCAAATCACTATCCAATCCTTTTAGAAAAGACTTATCAATGGGACCGATTATTAAAGTATTGTCAACAAGATATTGAGCGGATTTTACGATTTGGCCATTCACTGCAACCACATTACCCGCAAGAAGTTGAAATTTTACATGTACAACATATTTTAGCGCTTGCAAATGTTGCATCTAATCGGGAACATTACAGTCATCTTGCATCTATTATTACATGCTTGCAACAGCTAGGCTATCAGGACAGGGCTATAGAATTAAAAGCCTATTTAATTGAAACATATCCACGAAAAAAGGCGCTACATGATATATTAAATGCAATGAGCATACTATAA
- the parC gene encoding DNA topoisomerase IV subunit A, whose protein sequence is MSFVEKFQDLPLEEVMGDRFGRYSKYIIQDRALPDTRDGLKPVQRRILYAMFHEGNTFDKPFRKSAKTVGNVIGNYHPHGDSSVYDAMVRMSQDWKSRQMLVEMHGNNGSVDGDPPAAMRYTEARLSAIAAELLRDINKNTVEFVPNFDDQDMEPTVLPSRFPNLLVNGATGISAGYATDIPPHNLQEALDAVLMRLDNKNCTVDELMTVIKGPDFPTGGIIQGVDGIKKAYETGKGKIIVRSRTEIEQLKGNKEQIIITEIPFEVNKANMIRKMDELRVNDRRLDGISEIRDESDRDGLRIVVELKKDVPAQGILNFLLKSTDLQVSYNFNMIAIHNRRPMMMTLPLMLDAYIDHQKEIVRRRSQYDLTKAEDRLHIVEGLMKALSILDEVIETIRASKDKRDAKNNIIEKFGFSEEQAEAIVSLQLYRLTNTDITQLQKEQDELHELVVKLKAILEDEKKLIRVIKSELNDIKKRFTLPRLSTIEAEIEEIKVTRDVLVPSEEVVVTVTKDGYVKRTSLRSHSASNGKDFAMKDSDYLLYEANLNTQHHLLLFTNKGHYIYQPVHELPDIRWKDLGQHISSIVPIDSNEEIIEVIGIETFEQPNMYVFTATKEGQIKRSALADYIVTRYSKPIKTMNLKGEDEMIFARLVTDKEEVLLSTNTSYTIRFPMEDLPVTGVKTAGVKGIIVKEGEYLAAVALLNPEQEQELVIVTQRGAVKRMLLSELELGTRAKRGVVILKELKSNPHRIYTILVVNFRNTFIIETEKGIQETISVTSLTRADRYSNGSLRIDTEGDGAICRAYVEKVE, encoded by the coding sequence ATGAGTTTTGTAGAAAAATTTCAAGATCTGCCATTAGAAGAAGTAATGGGTGACCGTTTTGGTCGCTATTCCAAATATATTATTCAAGATCGTGCATTACCGGATACGCGTGACGGGCTAAAACCTGTACAACGTCGTATATTATATGCGATGTTCCATGAAGGTAACACTTTTGACAAACCGTTCCGTAAATCGGCAAAAACAGTCGGTAATGTAATTGGTAACTACCACCCGCACGGTGATTCTTCGGTGTATGATGCAATGGTCCGTATGAGTCAGGACTGGAAAAGCCGTCAGATGCTGGTTGAAATGCATGGTAACAACGGTTCTGTCGATGGTGACCCGCCAGCCGCAATGCGTTATACGGAAGCACGTCTTTCAGCGATTGCCGCAGAACTATTACGTGATATCAATAAAAATACAGTTGAATTCGTACCAAACTTTGATGATCAGGATATGGAACCAACTGTATTGCCATCTCGATTCCCGAATTTATTAGTTAATGGCGCAACAGGGATTTCGGCTGGTTATGCGACGGATATTCCGCCACATAATCTGCAGGAAGCACTTGATGCGGTTTTAATGCGTCTGGACAACAAAAACTGTACAGTCGATGAACTGATGACCGTTATTAAAGGTCCCGATTTTCCTACGGGCGGGATTATTCAAGGTGTTGATGGCATTAAAAAAGCATACGAGACAGGTAAAGGGAAAATTATTGTCCGTTCACGTACAGAAATTGAGCAGTTAAAAGGCAATAAAGAGCAAATTATCATTACCGAAATCCCGTTTGAAGTAAATAAGGCCAATATGATCCGTAAAATGGACGAGCTGCGCGTAAATGACCGCCGTTTAGACGGTATTTCCGAAATTCGAGATGAATCGGACCGTGATGGTTTACGAATTGTTGTAGAGCTGAAAAAAGATGTGCCTGCACAAGGAATTTTAAACTTCCTTTTAAAATCAACGGATTTGCAAGTTTCATATAACTTCAATATGATTGCGATTCATAACCGTCGTCCGATGATGATGACATTGCCGCTTATGTTGGATGCGTATATTGATCACCAGAAGGAAATCGTGCGCCGCAGATCCCAATATGATCTAACAAAAGCAGAAGATCGCTTACATATCGTTGAAGGTCTTATGAAAGCTTTATCCATTTTAGATGAAGTGATTGAAACAATCCGTGCATCGAAAGATAAACGCGATGCGAAAAATAACATTATCGAGAAATTCGGCTTTTCGGAAGAACAGGCAGAAGCAATTGTCAGCCTACAACTTTACCGTTTAACGAATACCGATATTACACAACTGCAAAAAGAGCAAGATGAATTACATGAACTTGTTGTGAAACTGAAAGCCATTTTAGAGGACGAGAAGAAGTTGATCCGTGTTATTAAGTCCGAGTTAAATGACATTAAAAAACGCTTTACTTTACCTCGCCTTTCTACAATCGAAGCAGAAATCGAAGAAATTAAAGTAACGCGTGATGTATTGGTCCCAAGTGAAGAAGTTGTCGTAACCGTAACAAAAGACGGCTATGTAAAGCGGACAAGTCTTCGTTCACACAGTGCGTCAAACGGCAAGGATTTTGCGATGAAGGATTCCGATTACTTGCTGTATGAAGCTAACTTGAACACGCAGCATCATTTACTCCTGTTTACGAATAAAGGGCACTACATTTACCAGCCGGTACATGAATTGCCGGATATTCGCTGGAAAGATCTCGGACAGCATATTTCAAGTATTGTGCCGATCGACTCAAACGAAGAAATTATCGAAGTCATCGGTATTGAAACATTTGAGCAACCGAATATGTATGTATTTACCGCTACAAAAGAAGGGCAAATTAAGCGGTCGGCACTTGCTGACTATATCGTCACTCGTTATTCGAAACCGATTAAGACAATGAATTTAAAAGGCGAAGACGAGATGATTTTTGCGCGTCTTGTTACGGATAAGGAAGAAGTATTGCTTTCTACAAACACGAGCTATACAATCCGTTTCCCTATGGAAGATCTTCCGGTAACAGGTGTGAAAACAGCAGGAGTTAAAGGGATTATTGTTAAAGAGGGCGAGTATCTTGCAGCGGTTGCATTATTAAATCCGGAGCAGGAACAAGAACTCGTTATTGTCACACAGCGCGGTGCCGTTAAACGAATGTTGTTATCGGAACTTGAACTTGGCACCCGGGCAAAACGCGGTGTCGTTATTTTAAAAGAGTTAAAATCGAACCCGCACCGTATTTATACAATTTTAGTTGTTAACTTTAGAAATACGTTTATAATCGAGACCGAAAAAGGTATACAGGAAACAATCTCAGTGACATCCTTAACGAGAGCGGACCGTTATTCAAACGGTTCACTACGGATTGATACAGAAGGCGATGGGGCAATCTGCCGCGCTTATGTGGAGAAAGTAGAATAA